One stretch of Castor canadensis chromosome 14, mCasCan1.hap1v2, whole genome shotgun sequence DNA includes these proteins:
- the LOC141416738 gene encoding uncharacterized protein, which produces MFQDSVAFEDVAVNFTQEEWALLDPFQKKLYRDVMQETFTNLASIGENWEDQNIEDRYKTQGRNVRGHMGEKLCERKDGQCQETFIQVPDLKWNKKTLPRVKPYECNVCGRVYMCHSSLKRHMKAHTEPYACHKYGEKSYECKECGKTFNFRSSFRIHERTHTGEKPYKCKQCGKAFSWPSSFQIHERTHTGEKPYECKECGKAFIYHTTFRGHMRMHTGEKPYKCKECGKTFSHPSSFRNHERTHSGEKPYECKQCGKAFRYYQTFQIHERTHTGEKPYQCKQCGKALSCPTSFRSHERIHTGEKPYKCRKCGKAFSFPSSFRKHERIHTGEKPYDCKECGKAFISLPSYRRHMIMHTGNGPYKCKECGKAFDCPSSFQIHERTHTGEKPYECKQCGKAFSCSSSFRMHERTHTGEKPHECKQCGKAFSCSSSVRIHERTHTGEKPYECKQCGKAFSCSSSFRMHERIHTGEKPYECKQCGKAFSFSSSFRMHERTHTGEKPYECKQCGKAFSCSSSFRMHERTHTGEKPYECKQCGKAFSCSSSIRIHERTHTGEKPYECKQCGKAFSCSSSVRMHERTHTGEKPYECQQCHKAFSCSRSFRIHERTHTGEKPYECQQCGKAFKCSRSFRVHGRTHNGQ; this is translated from the exons aTGTTTCAGGACTCAGTGGCCTTTGAGGATGTGGCTGTGAACTTCACTCAGGAGGAGTGGGCTTTGCTAGATCCTTTCCAGAAGAAACTATACAGAGATGTGATGCAGGAGACCTTCACTAACTTGGCTTCCATAG GGGAAAACTGGGAAGACCAGAACATTGAAGATCGGTACAAAACCCAGGGGAGAAATGTAAG agGTCATATGGGAGAAAAACTCTGTGAAAGAAAAGATGGTCAGTGTCAGGAAACCTTCATCCAGGTTCCAGATCTCAAATGGAACAAGAAAACTCTTCCTAGAGTAAAACCTTACGAATGCAATGTGTGTGGGAGAGTCTACATGTGTCACTCATCTCTTAAAAGGCACATGAAGGCTCATACTGAACCATATGCATGCCACAAATATGGAGAGAAGTCTtatgaatgtaaggaatgtgggaaaaCATTCAACTTTAGAAGTTCATTTCGAATACATGAGAGGACTCACACCGGAGAAAAGCCCTAtaaatgtaagcaatgtgggaaagctttcAGTTGGCCTAGTTCttttcaaatacatgaaagaactcatactggagagaagccctatgaatgtaaggaGTGTGGCAAAGCCTTCATTTATCACACAACCTTTCGAGGACACatgagaatgcacacaggagagaaaccgtATAAATGTAAAGAATGTGGGAAAACTTTCAGTCATCCCAGTTCATTTCGAAACCATGAAAGAACTCActctggagagaagccctatgaatgtaagcaatgtggaaaagcttttagATATTACCAAACTTTTCAAATACATGAAAGGACTCACACAGGAGAAAAGCCCTATCAGTGTAAGCAGTGTGGAAAAGCCCTCAGTTGTCCCACATCCTTTCGAAGTCATGAAAggattcacactggagaaaaaccctataaATGTAGAAAATGTGGCAAAGCCTTCAGCTTTCCCAGTTCCTTTCgaaaacatgaaagaattcatactggagagaaaccttatgatTGCAAGGAGTGTGGAAAGGCCTTCATTTCTCTTCCAAGCTATCGGAGACACATGATAATGCACACTGGAAATGGGCCTTataaatgtaaggaatgtgggaaagcttTTGATTGTCCCAGTTCATTTCAAATTCATGAGAGGACACACACTGGTGAGAAGCCCTACgaatgtaagcagtgtgggaaagccttcagttgCTCCAGTTCCTTCCGAATGCATGAAAGGACTCACACAGGAGAAAAACCCCatgaatgtaaacaatgtgggaaggccttcagTTGTTCGAGTTCTGTTCgaatacatgaaagaactcacactggagagaagccctatgagtgtaagcagtgtgggaaggccttcagTTGTTCCAGTTCCTTTCGAATGCATGAacgaattcacactggagagaagccctatgaatgtaaacagtgtgggaaagccttcagtttTTCCAGTTCATTTCGAATGCATGAAAGGACTCACACcggagagaagccctatgaatgtaaacagtgtgggaaagccttcagttgTTCCAGTTCCTTCCGAATGCATGAAaggactcacactggagagaaaccctacgaatgtaagcaatgtggcaAGGCCTTTAGTTGTTCTAGTTCCATTCGAATACATGAAAGGACACATACTGGGgaaaaaccctatgaatgtaagcaatgtggcaAGGCCTTCAGTTGTTCCAGTTCTGTTCGAATGCATGAAaggactcacactggagagaagccctatgaatgtcAGCAATGTCATAAAGCCTTCAGTTGCTCCCGTTCCTTCCggattcatgaaagaactcacactggagaaaaaccctatgaatgtCAACAATGTGGTAAAGCCTTCAAGTGTTCCCGTTCCTTTCGGGTACATGGAAGAACTCATAATGGACAGTAA